A genomic region of Candidatus Dormiibacterota bacterium contains the following coding sequences:
- a CDS encoding NAD(P)-binding oxidoreductase, which translates to MNLVVLGATGRTGRLVVEQALAAGHTVTALVRSPEKLAIRNSNLRVVAGKATDAGDVARAMVGADAVISTLGGSGSVIADSTRAIVEAAHKTGVKRVVLLSSFLVERDRMGALSRLITGVARGSVINDKNAGEQLLRQSDLDWTISYPGRLTDAPATGCVEVLPEGAKRRISERISRADVAGWLVEAATSHQTSRRGIDITGGARTTEASK; encoded by the coding sequence ATGAATCTTGTCGTCCTCGGAGCCACCGGACGCACCGGACGGCTCGTCGTCGAGCAGGCACTCGCCGCCGGCCACACCGTAACGGCGCTCGTTCGCTCGCCAGAGAAGCTGGCGATTCGCAACTCCAACCTTCGCGTGGTCGCCGGCAAGGCGACAGACGCGGGCGACGTTGCGCGGGCGATGGTGGGTGCCGACGCCGTAATCAGCACTCTCGGCGGCAGTGGATCGGTGATCGCCGACTCAACTCGGGCGATAGTCGAAGCTGCGCACAAAACGGGAGTTAAGCGTGTCGTCCTTCTGTCATCGTTTCTCGTTGAGCGCGATCGGATGGGTGCGCTGTCTCGGCTGATCACGGGAGTCGCGAGGGGTTCGGTAATCAACGACAAGAACGCCGGCGAGCAGCTGCTCCGGCAGAGCGACCTCGATTGGACCATCAGCTACCCGGGCCGGCTCACCGACGCCCCCGCCACCGGTTGTGTGGAGGTGCTACCCGAGGGGGCAAAGCGCCGGATTTCGGAGAGAATCTCGCGCGCGGACGTCGCCGGATGGTTGGTCGAGGCGGCCACCAGTCATCAAACCAGCCGCCGCGGCATCGACATCACCGGCGGAGCGCGGACGACAGAAGCCTCCAAATGA
- a CDS encoding AI-2E family transporter: MIDARTTAERVLVILLTTIAVLFVAYLCYRLAGIIELIIVSIFLAAALNPLVNALRRWRLPRVPAILMVFLLLLVSVLAIAALAFPSLLAQAKAILAILQQPEGLTHELQRLAAPLGLSGIVQRFHIQIEALPAQLGSAAGSFTTVTTNTVNGVAAFGAVLVLTFFMLSDGETMVGGLLRLAPETQRPRLQSLLQRSARAVSGYISGNLAISAIAGAGAFVGMTVLGVPYALALAVLLAIFDLIPLVGATLGAIPPILAAYAISPVKGLILLAYIVIYQQIESHVLNPLVYGRSVHLPGLAVFLAIMIGGTLIGGLGALIAIPVAEILRLLLEELRGHKVEAAASPRTVSTRG, translated from the coding sequence GTGATCGACGCACGGACCACCGCAGAACGAGTCCTGGTGATCTTGCTGACGACAATTGCGGTGCTTTTTGTCGCCTATCTCTGCTATCGCTTGGCCGGAATCATCGAGTTGATCATCGTGTCGATCTTCCTCGCCGCCGCGCTGAATCCCTTGGTGAATGCGCTCCGTCGGTGGCGGCTTCCGCGCGTGCCAGCGATTCTCATGGTATTCCTGCTCCTCCTCGTGTCCGTGCTTGCCATCGCGGCCCTCGCCTTCCCCTCGTTGCTCGCCCAAGCGAAAGCCATCCTCGCCATCCTGCAGCAGCCAGAGGGCCTGACGCACGAGCTCCAGCGACTGGCCGCGCCCTTGGGGCTTTCCGGCATCGTCCAACGTTTTCACATCCAGATCGAAGCGCTGCCGGCACAGCTTGGCAGCGCGGCAGGGTCGTTCACGACCGTAACCACTAACACCGTGAACGGCGTCGCCGCCTTCGGCGCAGTGCTCGTGCTGACCTTCTTCATGCTGAGTGACGGCGAGACGATGGTCGGCGGCCTGCTCCGGCTCGCTCCCGAGACGCAGCGGCCCCGGCTTCAGAGCCTGCTGCAAAGATCGGCACGCGCGGTGTCCGGCTACATCAGTGGGAATCTGGCCATCAGCGCGATCGCCGGGGCCGGCGCATTTGTCGGGATGACAGTGCTCGGTGTTCCCTATGCGCTCGCGCTCGCGGTCCTGCTCGCGATCTTCGATTTGATTCCCCTGGTCGGGGCGACGCTGGGCGCGATTCCACCGATCCTGGCCGCCTACGCCATCTCGCCGGTCAAAGGTCTTATCCTCCTCGCCTACATCGTGATCTACCAGCAAATTGAGAGTCACGTGCTGAACCCATTGGTCTATGGACGGAGCGTGCATCTTCCTGGGCTGGCCGTCTTTCTTGCCATCATGATCGGCGGGACCTTGATCGGCGGACTGGGGGCACTGATTGCGATCCCCGTCGCCGAGATCCTTCGACTTCTCTTGGAGGAGCTGCGCGGGCACAAAGTGGAGGCAGCGGCGTCGCCTCGCACAGTTTCAACGCGCGGCTGA
- a CDS encoding LysR substrate-binding domain-containing protein, with translation MYAGTPTPFWLALFTSMFVHAGWAHILRKAAEQLFITQPALSHQVALLEATLGVRLFERDRRRVALTSEGKALLDDARDLVADGNAILTKARRMGAANASTLRVGFPEYANRIEIAEMVCSAFQSRHPEAKMTVTEGYSRTLLPALRDRRLDVAFTIIPPAQDFGGFEEDVVINERPGLLLPANHHLSTRAEVPISALAGEQLLLADRWVNPALYDLVAGWLMQAGAQPRFLKVGGSGVYTFDTVLRVVQSGEAVSLAAATLTRNLPSGVVFRPITGSAPHFQVAAVWSPTSASPLLTDFLDIVRDLRGANRSLSMIS, from the coding sequence GTGTATGCCGGCACCCCCACGCCGTTCTGGCTCGCTCTCTTCACCTCCATGTTCGTGCACGCCGGCTGGGCGCACATCCTCCGCAAGGCGGCGGAACAACTGTTCATCACGCAGCCGGCGTTGAGTCATCAGGTTGCCCTGTTGGAGGCAACACTCGGCGTGCGACTGTTTGAGCGGGATCGGCGGCGAGTTGCGCTCACCTCGGAAGGCAAGGCACTGCTGGATGATGCCAGGGACCTGGTGGCAGACGGGAACGCGATCTTGACCAAGGCTCGCCGGATGGGAGCGGCCAACGCATCGACCCTCCGTGTCGGCTTTCCCGAGTACGCCAATCGGATTGAAATCGCCGAAATGGTTTGTTCAGCCTTCCAGAGTAGGCATCCTGAGGCGAAGATGACGGTCACTGAAGGCTACAGCCGGACGCTGCTGCCGGCGCTGCGGGATCGCCGCCTGGATGTGGCCTTCACGATCATTCCGCCCGCCCAAGACTTTGGCGGCTTCGAGGAGGACGTGGTGATCAACGAGAGGCCAGGCCTCTTGCTTCCGGCGAATCATCACCTGTCGACGCGAGCTGAAGTTCCTATCTCGGCGCTTGCCGGCGAGCAGCTGCTGCTGGCTGATCGCTGGGTCAATCCCGCGCTGTACGACCTTGTCGCCGGCTGGCTAATGCAGGCTGGGGCGCAACCGCGGTTCCTTAAAGTTGGTGGTTCCGGGGTTTACACGTTCGACACCGTTCTTCGAGTCGTACAGTCGGGGGAAGCCGTAAGTCTTGCGGCGGCCACGCTGACGAGGAACCTTCCGTCCGGCGTAGTGTTCCGGCCCATAACCGGATCGGCACCACACTTTCAAGTCGCTGCGGTCTGGTCGCCCACCAGCGCCTCTCCGCTCCTCACTGACTTTCTTGACATTGTTCGAGACCTGCGGGGTGCCAACAGGTCTCTGTCGATGATTAGCTGA
- a CDS encoding DinB family protein gives MATTRRADMFTADGKPSDDDARENRPTLGDERTTLVEALRCQRLTLEIKCSGLDAEAMARRSIEPSTMSLLGLVRHLAEIERATFREMMSGQDVPRLFCSDTDRDGDFDGAVPDPRVVAEAWDAWRAEVDFATRFVAEAPGLDITGNDPLNQHGSGGGSMSLREVLVGMIEEYARHMGHADLLRERIDGRIGQ, from the coding sequence ATGGCCACGACCCGACGTGCCGACATGTTCACCGCGGACGGAAAGCCGTCTGACGACGACGCGCGTGAGAACAGACCAACGTTAGGCGACGAGCGCACGACGCTGGTTGAAGCCCTGCGCTGTCAACGCCTCACATTGGAGATCAAATGCTCAGGTCTTGATGCAGAGGCTATGGCGCGGCGTTCCATCGAGCCGTCGACGATGTCGCTCCTAGGGCTGGTGCGACACCTGGCGGAAATAGAGCGTGCGACGTTCCGGGAGATGATGTCGGGACAGGACGTGCCCCGGCTGTTCTGCTCTGACACCGACCGTGACGGTGATTTCGATGGCGCTGTTCCCGACCCCCGGGTGGTTGCGGAGGCGTGGGACGCATGGCGAGCAGAGGTGGACTTCGCAACGCGGTTCGTGGCCGAGGCGCCCGGTCTCGACATCACCGGCAACGATCCCTTGAATCAGCATGGCAGCGGTGGAGGGTCGATGTCGCTGCGCGAGGTGCTGGTCGGAATGATCGAGGAGTACGCCCGCCACATGGGCCACGCCGATCTGTTGCGCGAGCGGATAGACGGACGCATAGGCCAGTAG
- a CDS encoding LuxR C-terminal-related transcriptional regulator, with translation MIVSGEGLVMTPPVAGGFAGVRPQLIDRTPETAALNALLDAVRQGMSGKLLIRGEAGIGKTALLEHLTSTASDFRVIKALGIESEMSLGFASLHQLIVPFVPKLDRLPVPQRDALAVAFGLAPGPAPERFQVGLATLTLLAAVAAEKPLVAIVDDAQWLDIESAEVLAFVARRLHAEGIAMIFGLRDLVDRPISFAGIPELRLGPLGDEEARELLATAVSRPLDEPAWRRLFHETGGNPLAILELGGDLVRTQVGDPTPLAEPLPVGPRLQQHFLRQFGELGPDAQTFLRLASGESSSDPVILWRAARDLGLDKNVFVEAEAKRLIVVGPPLSFRHPMIRSAIYHGMAATERRRIHAALARVTDSKFDPERHAAHRALATVEPDEEVAAELAQCAERAQERGAYAAWAAFASRAAELTPDRQVRAVRLLSASEASMTAGQLLRAQGSLDQAMPALRDPLQQARAQALAGSIRVARGEGGDTPRILLDAARTMAALNPGLARRILTNALQAATHAQPDMKGSLMQDIAAEALASAPLPQSPPALMLRGYATVIISGYRAAAPILKPAIAATLRDAIDPDAPHRLACLAAYSLFDDRAVHLLATDWVRVTRERAALIALPIALNFLASIELYFGRLDESEALFKQSLEISEATDNPGIFGSASRGDVLLIAWRGSEAQARERAAAHVAEARKRGLPYWANFAGFALTALELALGRYRPALEAALPTYNDDPPFTGSWVVPGLIEAAVRIGDEDIAGAALRRLTERAEAGATPLGLGLLARCRALLAGDSEAESLYRQAIDELGRSPTKPELGRTRLLYGEWLRRQNRRREAREELRMAYEMFSSMGINAFAERARVELLATGERVRRRTAETQDQLSAQEMQIARRAAVGVRNQEIASQLFISERTVEYHLAKVFRKLGVSSRTELAHAPQVVGAQLR, from the coding sequence ATGATCGTTTCCGGGGAGGGTTTGGTCATGACTCCGCCGGTGGCTGGCGGATTTGCCGGCGTTAGACCGCAGCTCATCGACCGCACCCCTGAAACTGCGGCCCTCAACGCCTTGCTCGACGCTGTCCGCCAGGGAATGAGCGGCAAGCTCCTGATTCGCGGCGAAGCCGGGATCGGCAAGACAGCACTCCTTGAACACCTGACCTCAACGGCCAGTGACTTTCGGGTGATCAAGGCCCTTGGGATCGAGTCTGAAATGTCACTCGGCTTTGCCAGCCTCCATCAACTGATCGTGCCGTTCGTGCCAAAGCTGGATCGGCTTCCTGTCCCTCAACGGGACGCCCTTGCGGTCGCGTTTGGGCTTGCTCCAGGGCCTGCCCCGGAACGGTTTCAGGTCGGCCTCGCGACGTTGACGCTCCTCGCCGCAGTCGCCGCGGAGAAGCCGCTTGTTGCCATTGTTGACGACGCGCAATGGCTAGACATCGAATCGGCTGAAGTCCTCGCGTTTGTCGCCCGACGGCTCCACGCCGAGGGGATCGCGATGATCTTCGGGCTCCGGGATCTGGTGGACCGGCCCATTAGCTTTGCCGGCATTCCGGAGCTGCGGCTTGGGCCGCTCGGAGACGAGGAGGCCCGCGAGCTGTTGGCGACCGCCGTCTCCCGCCCGCTGGACGAGCCGGCGTGGCGACGGTTGTTCCATGAGACCGGGGGGAACCCGTTGGCAATCCTCGAGCTCGGCGGCGACCTGGTGCGGACCCAAGTCGGCGATCCGACGCCGTTAGCCGAGCCACTCCCCGTTGGCCCCCGCCTGCAACAACACTTCCTGCGGCAGTTCGGTGAGCTAGGACCGGATGCCCAAACATTTCTCCGGCTTGCCTCGGGTGAATCGTCGTCGGACCCGGTCATACTCTGGCGAGCTGCCCGGGACCTGGGACTAGACAAGAATGTGTTCGTCGAGGCAGAGGCGAAGCGGCTGATCGTCGTCGGACCGCCGTTGTCGTTCCGCCATCCGATGATCCGCTCCGCGATCTACCATGGCATGGCGGCCACCGAGCGGCGCCGGATTCATGCGGCGCTCGCGAGAGTGACGGACTCGAAGTTCGATCCTGAGCGACATGCGGCGCATCGCGCGCTGGCTACGGTGGAGCCCGATGAAGAGGTGGCTGCCGAGCTGGCGCAGTGTGCCGAGCGTGCTCAGGAACGGGGAGCCTACGCCGCATGGGCGGCTTTCGCTTCGCGTGCCGCCGAGCTCACGCCGGATCGGCAGGTGAGGGCAGTGCGGCTGCTGTCCGCCTCCGAGGCTTCGATGACCGCCGGCCAACTCCTCAGGGCGCAAGGGTCATTGGATCAAGCGATGCCCGCACTCCGCGATCCGCTGCAGCAGGCACGGGCCCAGGCGCTCGCGGGCAGCATCCGCGTCGCCCGGGGAGAGGGTGGCGATACGCCGCGAATCCTCCTCGACGCCGCACGAACGATGGCGGCTCTCAATCCCGGGCTGGCTCGGCGAATCCTGACGAATGCGTTGCAAGCAGCAACCCATGCGCAACCGGACATGAAGGGCTCGCTGATGCAGGATATCGCGGCTGAGGCTCTCGCATCTGCCCCCCTTCCGCAATCGCCTCCAGCGTTGATGCTCCGAGGGTATGCCACCGTCATCATCTCCGGCTATAGGGCTGCCGCGCCAATCCTGAAGCCAGCCATCGCGGCGACCCTCCGCGACGCGATCGATCCAGACGCCCCTCATCGTCTCGCCTGTCTGGCGGCCTACAGTCTATTCGACGATCGTGCGGTTCATTTGCTCGCTACCGACTGGGTGCGGGTGACCCGCGAGCGTGCGGCGCTGATCGCTCTTCCGATCGCCCTCAATTTCCTGGCAAGCATCGAGTTGTACTTCGGACGCCTGGACGAGAGTGAAGCGCTGTTCAAGCAGTCGCTCGAGATTTCTGAGGCCACGGATAACCCCGGCATTTTCGGTTCCGCTTCGCGTGGCGATGTTCTCCTGATCGCGTGGCGAGGCAGTGAAGCGCAGGCTCGCGAGCGGGCAGCGGCGCATGTCGCGGAGGCGCGGAAGCGGGGGCTGCCTTATTGGGCGAATTTCGCGGGCTTCGCCCTGACGGCGCTGGAGCTGGCTTTGGGTCGCTACCGACCGGCCTTGGAAGCAGCGCTCCCCACGTATAACGATGATCCGCCCTTCACCGGCTCCTGGGTTGTTCCAGGCCTAATCGAGGCAGCTGTTCGGATCGGGGATGAAGACATTGCCGGCGCCGCGCTACGACGCCTGACGGAACGAGCCGAGGCAGGAGCCACCCCGCTTGGCCTCGGACTGCTGGCCCGCTGCCGAGCCTTGCTCGCCGGCGACTCGGAGGCGGAGTCACTCTACCGCCAAGCCATCGATGAGCTCGGCCGTTCGCCAACAAAGCCGGAGCTCGGGCGAACGCGCCTGCTCTATGGAGAGTGGCTCCGCCGTCAGAACCGGAGGCGGGAGGCAAGGGAGGAGCTTCGGATGGCATACGAGATGTTCTCCAGCATGGGCATCAACGCCTTTGCCGAGCGCGCCCGAGTCGAACTTCTCGCCACCGGTGAGCGGGTTCGACGTCGAACAGCCGAAACCCAGGACCAGCTATCAGCGCAGGAGATGCAGATCGCACGGCGGGCGGCGGTGGGCGTCCGCAACCAGGAAATCGCTTCGCAGCTGTTCATCAGCGAGAGGACAGTCGAGTACCACCTCGCCAAGGTGTTTCGGAAACTGGGCGTGAGCTCACGCACCGAGCTCGCGCACGCCCCTCAGGTAGTCGGCGCCCAGCTTCGTTAA
- a CDS encoding PRC-barrel domain-containing protein has product MRHARGDNGQEIMSAVAAGLKVYDADGELVGTVDMVDLNAGTMRVQTNPFFEEPLVIPLALVKSIYPRELFLLRVRAELSPDGREGSA; this is encoded by the coding sequence GTGAGACATGCGCGCGGCGACAACGGGCAGGAAATCATGAGTGCAGTGGCGGCTGGCCTCAAGGTGTACGACGCGGATGGCGAACTGGTCGGCACTGTCGACATGGTTGACCTCAACGCCGGCACCATGCGAGTGCAGACGAATCCATTCTTCGAGGAGCCACTCGTCATTCCGCTCGCTCTCGTGAAGAGCATCTATCCGCGCGAACTCTTTCTGCTGCGCGTGCGTGCGGAGCTCAGTCCTGACGGGCGGGAAGGGTCTGCCTGA
- a CDS encoding DUF2171 domain-containing protein, translating into MEDTKLTITQDVANSLMPEQIVYDITGEKVGTVDVIDRDTGWFKTQVNPFSDKDLYIPFNLITNIDPKEVYLSRTKGDLHREYADPPARTTQVETVAGEEIATTRQVGGYDGTLIVVEEANLAKIRKRIGEGYAVTTSDDVGLGTIKRYDPATGWILIGKTAPTRYDLVVPVTVVSRVDRQFAEVHLAVSDADVRAMKHLEPVDVVFVGTPPITG; encoded by the coding sequence ATGGAAGACACGAAGTTGACGATCACACAAGACGTCGCCAACAGCCTGATGCCGGAGCAGATCGTTTACGACATCACTGGCGAGAAAGTCGGGACGGTGGACGTCATCGACCGTGACACCGGTTGGTTCAAGACGCAGGTCAATCCGTTCTCCGATAAAGACCTGTACATCCCGTTCAATCTGATCACGAACATCGACCCGAAGGAGGTCTATCTCTCGCGGACCAAGGGAGACCTCCATCGCGAGTACGCCGATCCTCCGGCGCGGACGACGCAGGTCGAAACCGTCGCGGGCGAGGAGATCGCAACGACCCGCCAGGTCGGCGGTTACGACGGAACGCTCATCGTCGTCGAGGAAGCGAACCTCGCTAAGATTCGCAAACGCATTGGGGAGGGGTATGCGGTGACGACTTCGGACGATGTCGGCCTGGGCACCATCAAGCGCTACGACCCGGCGACCGGTTGGATCCTCATCGGCAAAACCGCCCCCACCAGGTACGACCTTGTCGTGCCGGTAACCGTCGTCAGCCGCGTGGACCGGCAGTTCGCAGAAGTGCATCTCGCCGTTTCCGACGCTGACGTCCGGGCCATGAAGCATTTGGAACCGGTCGACGTCGTGTTCGTCGGCACGCCACCGATCACGGGGTAG
- a CDS encoding HdeD family acid-resistance protein: MDQALTRGSRLLALGGIAAVLFGVVALVWPGITLVALVALFGSFALVFGVLTVVYGIDMARHHVGHSVPMVFSGLFGIGIGVVTFFRPGITALALLYLIAVWAILTGTLEIAAGIEFTGEVKGAWALWLGGLASVAFGVLVALRPVSGALAIVWLIGVYAIALGVTRLVYAYRIQQGKETIKSAIKTVQQPTPAATR; this comes from the coding sequence ATGGATCAGGCATTAACCCGCGGTTCTCGGCTACTCGCCCTCGGCGGCATTGCCGCCGTGCTTTTCGGAGTCGTCGCGCTCGTCTGGCCCGGCATCACGCTCGTAGCGCTCGTCGCCTTGTTCGGTTCGTTCGCCCTCGTTTTCGGCGTCCTCACGGTCGTCTATGGCATCGATATGGCCAGGCACCACGTCGGTCACTCGGTGCCGATGGTTTTCAGCGGCCTCTTCGGGATCGGCATCGGCGTCGTCACCTTCTTCCGCCCCGGGATTACCGCACTCGCGCTGCTCTACCTCATTGCCGTTTGGGCGATCCTCACCGGGACCCTCGAGATTGCCGCCGGCATTGAGTTCACTGGCGAGGTCAAGGGCGCCTGGGCGCTGTGGCTGGGCGGCCTGGCCTCGGTCGCCTTCGGTGTGCTCGTTGCCCTTCGTCCGGTCAGTGGCGCACTCGCGATTGTCTGGCTGATCGGGGTCTACGCAATCGCCCTCGGCGTCACGCGGCTGGTCTACGCGTACCGCATCCAGCAGGGCAAGGAAACGATCAAGTCCGCGATCAAGACTGTTCAACAGCCGACGCCGGCGGCGACCCGATAA
- a CDS encoding AAA family ATPase, producing the protein MLWPQVDESEGRVNLRTALNYLRQALGESADSILVASRDLVAVAPGSLDLDVDAMREAERLVHRDLEPRLGHQLEAAVRCYRAPFLAGLFLPDAPEFETWIEAQRTHWRNVVAELLSRLATIYVQSGELEQAFAALQQWTRTNPDEELAWQRLIELNLMRGDWIGARHAWDRYRCSLLELDAVPSELMSRLYERIAGQAAMVGMTESAGIADLDFRQTPFVGRAREWAQLTRAYQRAESGRCEVVLIEGVAGVGKSRLASEFMASITGRGADLIAGRGFEGIDHLPYGALIEGLRPRLEAENAPEDLLSDLWLTELARVLPELRERYPDLGISPEDTLTRSRVFEAVARLGLALARRKPLAILVDDAQWADTDTRDLLRYAMRRWIETDSRVLLVILCRRPVAPQTGLEEWLCALEAETAMLRLKLDPLPAADVTHLVALLAGTEDGSNQTVESFGRWLADQTGGQPRPVVQTLRGLFEGGLLRIRALNDSRWVIEPPDETLIPQLSFAGARI; encoded by the coding sequence ATGCTCTGGCCACAAGTCGACGAATCGGAGGGTCGCGTCAACCTTCGCACGGCGCTCAACTACCTGCGCCAGGCGCTCGGCGAGTCGGCGGACAGCATCCTCGTGGCGAGCAGGGACCTCGTAGCCGTCGCGCCCGGCTCATTAGATCTGGATGTCGACGCCATGCGCGAGGCCGAGCGCTTGGTCCACCGGGATCTTGAACCTCGGCTCGGTCACCAGCTCGAAGCAGCCGTCCGGTGTTATCGCGCTCCTTTCCTGGCAGGGCTCTTCCTGCCGGACGCTCCGGAATTCGAGACCTGGATCGAAGCGCAGCGGACCCACTGGCGCAATGTGGTCGCCGAACTGCTGAGCCGGCTGGCCACTATCTATGTGCAATCGGGGGAGCTCGAGCAGGCCTTCGCCGCGCTCCAGCAGTGGACGCGGACGAACCCTGATGAGGAGCTTGCCTGGCAGCGGTTGATCGAGCTCAACCTCATGCGTGGGGACTGGATCGGAGCACGCCACGCATGGGACCGCTACCGTTGCTCGCTTCTGGAATTGGATGCGGTCCCCAGCGAGCTCATGAGTCGCCTGTACGAGCGAATTGCCGGTCAAGCGGCAATGGTAGGCATGACCGAGTCGGCCGGAATCGCGGACCTCGACTTCCGGCAGACGCCCTTCGTCGGCCGAGCACGCGAATGGGCCCAATTGACCCGGGCCTATCAGCGCGCTGAGTCCGGCCGATGCGAAGTCGTCCTCATCGAGGGAGTGGCGGGAGTTGGAAAAAGCCGGCTGGCTTCAGAGTTCATGGCCTCGATAACGGGAAGGGGCGCTGACCTGATCGCCGGGCGCGGGTTCGAGGGCATCGACCACCTGCCCTATGGCGCCCTCATCGAAGGCCTCCGTCCCCGGCTCGAGGCTGAGAACGCGCCGGAGGACCTCCTCAGTGATCTCTGGCTTACCGAGCTCGCCCGAGTGCTTCCCGAGTTGCGCGAGCGCTATCCCGACCTCGGCATCTCGCCGGAGGACACCCTGACTCGAAGCCGAGTCTTTGAAGCGGTGGCTCGTCTCGGCCTGGCACTCGCGCGGCGCAAGCCGCTCGCGATTCTTGTCGACGACGCGCAGTGGGCCGACACCGATACTCGCGACCTGCTCCGTTATGCGATGCGGCGCTGGATCGAAACCGACTCACGTGTGCTTCTCGTCATCCTCTGCAGACGTCCCGTCGCGCCGCAAACCGGTCTCGAGGAATGGTTGTGCGCGCTCGAGGCGGAGACCGCCATGCTTCGGCTGAAGCTCGACCCGCTTCCGGCGGCCGACGTCACACATTTGGTCGCCCTTCTCGCGGGCACTGAGGACGGGAGCAACCAGACCGTCGAGAGCTTCGGTCGCTGGCTCGCCGACCAGACCGGTGGGCAGCCGCGACCGGTCGTCCAGACGCTGCGCGGGCTATTCGAGGGAGGCCTGCTACGGATTCGCGCGCTGAACGACAGCCGCTGGGTGATCGAGCCGCCCGACGAGACCCTCATTCCTCAACTCTCATTCGCTGGCGCAAGGATCTGA
- a CDS encoding nitroreductase family protein, translated as MSNPVYEAVRTVMAVRDYQDKPIPSDVVDRLIEAARLTASASNRQPWHFVLVRERAHLRELGALVRTGPYTARAALAVVVAYVKESPIAISDVSRAIQSMILTAWADGVGSNWTGFGGLEGVRKAVGLPDDYEVLAVIPFGYPARPVKGIKKRKPLSEVASAEGFGSPFS; from the coding sequence ATGTCGAACCCCGTCTACGAGGCAGTGCGCACCGTCATGGCCGTCCGCGACTATCAGGACAAGCCGATTCCAAGCGATGTCGTGGACCGCCTCATCGAGGCAGCTCGACTTACCGCCAGCGCTAGCAACCGTCAGCCCTGGCATTTCGTCCTCGTACGTGAGCGCGCGCACCTGCGCGAGTTGGGCGCGCTGGTAAGAACGGGCCCCTACACGGCACGGGCGGCTCTCGCGGTTGTCGTGGCCTACGTGAAGGAAAGCCCGATCGCTATTTCGGATGTCAGCCGTGCCATCCAGTCGATGATCTTGACGGCCTGGGCGGATGGCGTCGGCTCCAACTGGACAGGGTTCGGCGGCCTCGAGGGTGTCCGAAAGGCCGTGGGGTTGCCGGATGATTACGAAGTCCTGGCTGTCATCCCGTTCGGCTATCCTGCGCGGCCGGTCAAGGGAATCAAGAAGCGCAAGCCACTGAGTGAGGTTGCGTCCGCCGAAGGCTTTGGATCGCCCTTCTCCTGA